A window of the Tursiops truncatus isolate mTurTru1 chromosome 14, mTurTru1.mat.Y, whole genome shotgun sequence genome harbors these coding sequences:
- the LOC117307867 gene encoding eukaryotic translation initiation factor 3 subunit F, whose amino-acid sequence MATPAVPPSTPPATPTETPAAASDPAPAPSPASVSAPAPAPVPAPTPAPASSSDPAAAAATTAAPGQTPASAPAPAQAPAQSLPGPALPGPFPGGRVVRLHPVILASIVDSYERRNEGAARVIGTLLGTVDKHSVEVTNCFSVPHNESEDEVAVDMEFAKNMYELHKKVSPNELILGWYATGHDITEHSVLIHEYYSREAPNPIHLTVDTSLQNGRMSIKAYVSTLMGVPGRTMGVMFTPLTVKYAYYDTERIGVDLIMKTCFSPNRVIGLSSDLQQVGGASARIQDALSTVLQYAEDVLSGKVSADNTVGRFLMSLVNQVPKIVPEDFETMLNSNINDLLMVTYLANLTQSQIALNEKLVNL is encoded by the coding sequence ATGGCCACACCGGCGGTACCGCCGAGCACGCCTCCCGCCACCCCAACCGAAACCCCGGCTGCGGCCTCAGACCCGGCCCCGGCTCCATCCCCAGCCTCAGTCTCAGCGCCGGCTCCAGCGCCGGTTCCTGCTCCAACGCCGGCTCCAGCCTCATCCTCAGACCCGGCGGCAGCAGCGGCTACGACCGCAGCTCCGGGCCAGACCCCGGCCTCAGCGCCAGCCCCAGCGCAGGCCCCGGCACAGTCGCTGCCTGGCCCGGCTCTCCCAGGCCCCTTCCCTGGCGGCCGCGTGGTCCGGCTGCACCCGGTCATTTTGGCCTCCATCGTGGACAGCTACGAGCGACGCAACGAGGGCGCTGCCCGAGTCATCGGGACCCTGCTGGGAACCGTGGACAAGCACTCAGTGGAAGTCACCAACTGCTTTTCAGTGCCGCACAATGAGTCAGAAGATGAGGTGGCTGTTGACATGGAATTTGCTAAGAACATGTATGAATTGCACAAGAAAGTCTCTCCAAATGAGCTCATCCTGGGCTGGTATGCTACGGGCCATGACATCACAGAGCACTCCGTGCTGATCCACGAGTACTACAGCCGGGAAGCCCCCAACCCCATTCACCTCACAGTGGACACGAGCCTGCAGAACGGCCGCATGAGCATTAAGGCCTACGTCAGCACTTTAATGGGTGTTCCTGGGAGGACCATGGGGGTGATGTTCACCCCTCTGACAGTGAAATACGCATATTACGACACTGAACGCATTGGAGTTGACCTGATCATGAAGACCTGTTTTAGCCCCAACCGGGTAATCGGCCTCTCCAGTGACTTGCAGCAAGTGGGAGGGGCATCGGCCCGTATCCAGGATGCCCTCAGCACAGTGTTGCAGTATGCGGAGGACGTGCTGTCTGGAAAGGTGTCAGCTGACAATACCGTGGGCcgcttcttgatgagtctggttaaccAAGTACCCAAAATAGTTCCTGAGGACTTCGAGACCATGCTCAACAG